One Streptosporangium sp. NBC_01495 DNA window includes the following coding sequences:
- a CDS encoding GNAT family N-acetyltransferase: MPAFVTLSGRLVRLEPLSLAVVDDLVAAASEDRSTYAFTRVPNGRDEMVSYVEAALAEQAEGRTMPFAIRWLHTDRVVGATRLMHLEYWQGPMPWPPGARGAVGDVPSVADIGYTWLSASAQGTGINRESKYLMLSLAFETWQVHRITLKADIRNVRSRAAIEALGAHLDGVRRAESRGADDTVRDTAYYSILSDEWPIVRERMHARMGLVEAA; the protein is encoded by the coding sequence ATGCCCGCTTTTGTCACCCTGTCCGGGCGCCTCGTGCGCCTGGAACCGCTCAGCCTCGCGGTCGTCGACGACCTCGTCGCCGCGGCGAGTGAAGACCGTTCTACCTACGCCTTCACTCGCGTCCCCAATGGCCGGGACGAGATGGTCTCCTACGTGGAGGCCGCTCTGGCTGAGCAGGCGGAGGGCCGCACGATGCCCTTCGCCATCCGGTGGCTCCACACCGATCGCGTGGTCGGTGCCACCCGTCTCATGCACCTGGAGTACTGGCAGGGCCCCATGCCCTGGCCGCCGGGCGCTCGTGGGGCGGTGGGCGATGTCCCGTCCGTGGCGGACATCGGTTACACCTGGCTCTCCGCCTCCGCGCAGGGAACCGGTATCAACCGCGAGAGCAAGTATCTGATGCTCTCCCTCGCCTTCGAGACCTGGCAGGTCCACCGCATAACCCTCAAGGCCGATATACGGAACGTACGCTCCCGGGCCGCCATCGAAGCCCTCGGCGCGCACCTCGACGGTGTGCGGCGGGCGGAGAGCCGAGGCGCCGACGACACGGTCCGAGATACCGCGTACTACTCGATCCTGAGCGACGAATGGCCGATCGTCCGAGAACGGATGCACGCGCGGATGGGGCTGGTCGAGGCCGCGTGA
- a CDS encoding pyridoxal phosphate-dependent aminotransferase, translated as MSVTLSATLAANEDIERRRRAGERVLHLAFGEAGLPVHPVLRERLAAASGLNGYGPVAGAPALREAAAGYWSWRDLPTDPGLVVCGPGSKPLLYGLLLAIGGDIVLPMPSWVSYAAQTELVGARSLLVPTPPGEGGVPDPERVAAAVRHARTQGRDVRSLLVTLPDNPTGTLAGASTIRRIAEVARELDLTIVSDEIYRDLVHSPATGFLSPADVAPERTVITSGLSKSLALGGWRIGVARLPSPLLRDRLLAVASEIWSSPAAPVQQAAAYAYTEPPELVERVARSRELHGAVARAVYERFVRAGVRVDAPQGGFYLYPDFIGFDFASSADLAAHLLDRHGVGVLPGHVFGDDPAALRVRVATSLLYGETARLRLAALDAPDPLELPWISASLDDLSEALTGLRATGRAPRSRVRVPLVTAPATG; from the coding sequence CGGTGAGGCCGGCCTGCCCGTGCATCCGGTCCTGCGTGAGCGGCTGGCCGCGGCGTCCGGGCTCAACGGGTACGGACCGGTCGCCGGCGCGCCCGCGCTGCGCGAGGCGGCCGCCGGCTACTGGTCGTGGCGCGACCTGCCCACCGACCCCGGCCTGGTGGTCTGCGGCCCCGGAAGCAAGCCCCTGCTGTACGGCCTGCTGCTCGCGATCGGCGGCGACATCGTGCTGCCGATGCCGAGTTGGGTCAGCTACGCCGCCCAGACCGAGCTGGTCGGGGCGCGTTCCCTGCTCGTTCCGACGCCCCCCGGCGAGGGTGGGGTGCCGGATCCCGAGCGCGTGGCGGCGGCGGTCAGGCACGCCCGTACCCAGGGGCGCGACGTGCGCTCGCTGCTGGTCACGCTTCCCGACAACCCCACCGGCACGCTGGCCGGGGCGTCCACGATCCGGCGGATCGCCGAGGTCGCCCGCGAGCTCGACCTGACGATCGTCTCCGACGAGATCTACCGCGACCTGGTCCACTCCCCGGCCACCGGTTTCCTCAGCCCCGCCGACGTGGCTCCCGAGCGGACCGTGATCACCAGCGGGCTCAGCAAGAGCCTCGCCCTGGGCGGCTGGCGGATCGGCGTGGCCCGGCTCCCGTCACCGCTCCTGCGCGATCGGCTCCTGGCGGTGGCGAGCGAGATCTGGTCCAGCCCGGCCGCACCGGTCCAGCAGGCGGCGGCGTACGCCTACACCGAGCCGCCGGAGCTCGTCGAGCGGGTGGCCCGGAGCCGCGAGCTGCACGGTGCGGTGGCGCGGGCGGTGTACGAGCGGTTCGTCCGCGCGGGCGTGCGGGTGGACGCGCCCCAGGGTGGTTTCTACCTCTACCCCGACTTCATCGGGTTCGACTTCGCGTCCTCCGCCGATCTGGCCGCGCACCTGCTCGACCGACACGGCGTCGGGGTGCTCCCCGGCCACGTCTTCGGCGACGACCCGGCGGCCCTGCGGGTACGGGTGGCGACCAGCCTTCTGTACGGCGAGACGGCGCGGCTGCGGCTGGCCGCGCTCGACGCCCCGGACCCCCTGGAACTGCCCTGGATCTCCGCCTCGCTGGATGATCTGAGCGAGGCGCTGACCGGTCTGCGCGCGACGGGGCGGGCGCCCCGGTCCCGGGTGCGCGTCCCGCTCGTCACGGCGCCCGCGACGGGGTGA